The following DNA comes from Candidatus Methylacidiphilum fumarolicum.
GGGCGTATGGAGCTAAAGCGAGGTATTCCCCGCTGACGAAACTGGTGTCAATCGATCCTCACCCTAGGGTGAAAGTGGATACATTATGCCACCAGGCTTTCCGAAGGCCTCTTCATGAAGTCCCTTTAGATATTTTTGAGCAGTTGGAAGCAGGGGATATCCTTTTTATTGATGGGACTCACCGGATTCTGCAGGGTTCTGAGGCAACTATTTTCTTTCTGGAGATCTTGCCTATACTAAAGGCTGGAGTGATCATTCATCTTCATGATATTTTTCTACCTTTTGATTATCCACCGCACTGGCAGAAAAAATTTTATTCCGAACAGTATGTGCTTGGGTCGATCCTTTTGGTTGCCACCGAAAAATATAGAATTCTTTTCCCAAGCTTTTATGTGAGTCAGCATCAGGAGCTTTTAAAGATTTTGGACCCACTTTGGACAAATCCCAAGCTTCAGAGTCTAAAGCCAAAAGGGGGTTCTTTCTGGTTTGTTAAGAATTAAAAGGGATGCTAAAGAGGATTTGAAAAAAAGAAAATTGTTTCTATCGGTCCAGCTTTTTGGATAAGTGATGAAGAACAGGAGGGATTATTGTTTTGCCGTGGAAAAACCAGCTTTTCCTTTTCTTTTTCTAAAAGGAAGAAACATAAAAATCGAAGGCTGGTTTTTAGGGCCTAATGGACAGAAGGCTAAAAAAATTTGGGTTCAGCTCAAAAACCATATTTATATAGCCAATTGCACGAGACGGGAAGATGTAAGAGAAAAGTTTTTGCAGTCGGGAAAGAAAGTCGATTCGAATTGTGGGTTTGAGGTGGAGATCGAGTTAAGCAGAGGGATGAAAAACCTCGTTCTTTCGGCAGATATAGGCTCAGGCAAAAGGATCGACATAGCCAGGTTCGTGGTATTTGTAAGCAGAAAAGCCAAAGAGTGTGAATCAAAAAAAATGGATAATAATCTAGAGCCAATCGAAGATTGGTATCCTTATGGAGCAACATTGGAATCCAGGTGGGGTTACAGCAAAGAGCCCCATTCGATCCTGTCGAATATCCTGGAATCGGGCTATGAAACCTATCAAAAGTTCTTGCTCGATTGCAAAACTTATCTGCCTGATTTGCTTTCAATCGAAACAACTCCTAGGACCCAAACGGATCCTTTCTGGATGAACGGATGGTTCGATAGCCTGGATGCCTTAGCGTTATATGGAATGGTGGCTTTAAAAAAACCAAACGTTTTTTTGGAGATCGGTTCTGGGCATTCAACTCGGTTTGCTTATCTGGCGAAGAAAAGATGTTCGCAGTCAACAAAAATTGTTTCCATAGATCCAGCTCCCAGGTCTGAAATTGACCAGTTGTGTGATGAAGTCTATCCTCTTCCCTTACAGCAAATGGGCCTGTTGATGTTTGAGCAGTTGGAAGCAGGCGACATCCTTTTTTTTGATGGTTCTCATAGGCTCTTGCAAGCTTCCGATGTAACTGTATTTTTCCTCGAAGTCTTGCCCATCATCAAGCCTGGAGTTATCATCCACCTCCATGACATATTCCTTCCCTTTGACTATCCCCCTCAATGGGCAAAAAGGTTTTATTCAGAAGCATACGTCTTAGCTGTGCTCTTTGCTTTTGCTGCCGAGAAGTTTGAGATTCTTTTCCCATCGGCTTTCGTAGCAACCAAGCCCGAACTAACGACTATTTTTAATGAACTTTGGCAGAAGTATGGATCGAATGGATTAAAACCGCATGGTGGATCTTTTTGGTTTATGAAAAAGATCTAATGAAACATTACTTAGCTTTTTAGCTATCAAGGTTGGTAAGTGGTTCGCAGAACGGCTAATATAGTAGCAAAAATGTTAGAGGAGCTACTTATATAAAAGAGAATTTTATTGACGGGACGGTTTGCAGAGTTATTAGATACAGTCATTTTAATCAGTTTAATTTGGATGTCTCCAATTGGTAAAATTTGTTTTTCTCTTGAAGAGCCTAAAAAGAGGTTATTTTTTTCGAAAGAAAGAAAAATTTGTTTTCGAGGCTATTTTTTCGATTCATTTGGAAGGAAAGCCAAGCAGGTTATTCTCCAATACAAAAATGAAAGGATATTAGCTGGTTCGCAGCATAGGGAAGATATCCAAAGGTGGTATGCCAAATCGAATATCCAGATTGAAAAAGAAGTCGGCTTTGAAGGCTGGATCGAATTAAGCCGCGGATTAAAAGAAATCGACATCTTAGCTGAACTCTCTGGCGGCCGAACCCTCCGGCTAGCTCGCTATTATAGCTTCGTTTATGGAGCAGCAACACCCCACTCAAAGATTGAGCAACAAGCAAATCCGGTTTGCCTTCCGTCCGCATACTTTTGTCTTGATGCCCCTCAAGCTGAAGAGCTGATAATAACAGAAGATATTTTTCTTGAAGTTAGGGGTTGGGTTTTTGATACAGAAGGCAATCCTCCAAGTTCTGTAATAGTAAAAAACCCAGCGCGAGTGTTCCCCTGCAAAGCAATCGCTCGCAGCGATGTGAAAGCGGAGCATCCAATTTTAAAAGATATCTGGTGTGGCTTTTTGGGCAGGATGCCCTTAGATGAAAATCTCTTTGAATACATTGTGGAAGCAGAGTTTCCCAGTGGAAAGAAGCTTGAGATTGGCAAGTTTTCTGCCCGTTCTTTCAATAGAGAAGAAAGAGAGAAATGGAATCAGGATCGCTACAAGGAGTGGTTTGTCCAGTATGGTCAGTTTGTGGGCAGAGAAGAGGAGCTATTGAGGCGGCGGATTAAGGGGTTTGCCTACAAGCCAATCTTTTCGGTTGTGATGGTGGTGGGGTTAGGGGATAGGCTAGAGGGAGTGTTAGCGACAGTACGGTCCGTAGTAGGGCAGTGGTATGAGCAGTGGGAACTGCTTTTGGTGTTGTATGGGGGTAGGAAACTGACCGTAGAGGAGCTTAGGGGTGTGGGAGGAGAAGGTAAGCTAAGGGTAATAGAGGTGAACTCTTCAGAGAAGGGGAAGGCAAAGGAGGTGGGGGTAAGGGAGGCATGTGGGGAGTACTGCCTGCTATTGGACAGTGGGGAAGAGCTAGTGGCGCATGCGTTGTATGTATTTGTGGAGGCGCTTCAGGAGGATAAGAGGTTGGATTTACTTTTTGGGGATGAGGACCAGCTGAGTGATGGGGGAGAGGTGCACAGTCCGGTATTCAAGCCTGGGTTTAATTATGATTTATTGAGATCGGTGAACTATTTAGGAAGGCCGGTGGTTTTTAGGAAGCAGAAGGCGATGGAGGTGGGAGGGTTTGACGAGGGGCTAGAGGGGGCAGAGGAGTGGGATCTTTATTTAAGGATGACGACTGACAGGGTGGATGGGCATGGGGTCTGTCATCTGCCTTATGTGCTGTGTCATCGGGGAGGGGAGGCGGTGGCTAGAGGGGGTGTGGTGAAGGAGGAAGTGGAGCGGGAGGTGGTGTGGAGGGATTGTACGCGACGAGGGGTAGGAGTGGAAAGGATAGAGAGGCTTAAGGGAGGGTGGCGGATACGGTATGGGATAGGGGAGGCGAAGCCACTGGTGAGCATCGTGATGCCCTCGAAGTGTCAGCTTACTTATCTTAGGCCCTGTGTAGAGAGTATAATGAGCAAGACGAGCTATGACCGCTACGAGTTATTGTTAGTGGTGAATGAGAAGCGGCTGAGGAATGCGGAGGTGAGGCAGTATTTGGAGGGGTTGAGTGGGGGGGAGGGGAAGGTGCGGCTGGTGGTGTATCCGGATGAGCCATTTAACTATGCGAAGATTAACAATGCGGCGGTGAGGGAGGCGCGGGGGAGGTATTGGCGTTGTTGAATGATGATTTAGAAGTGATTACAGGGGATTGGCTTGAGGAGATGGTAGGGCATGCGATGCGGGCTGAGGTGGGGGCGGTAGGGGCGATGCTTTACTATCCGGATGGGACGATACAGCATGCTGGGGTGATATTAGCGGAGCGGGGGATTCCGGATCATAGGCTTAGGAATGTGAGGAAGGAGGAGGCAGCGGAGGGGGGCTATCTTTGGTATGAGCAGAATTTGAGTGCGGTGACGGCGGCCTGTGTGGTGATGAGGAAGGCCTGTTTTATGGAGGTGGGGGGCTTTGATGAGAGTTATGCGATAGATTTAAACGATATAGACTTATGTTTACGATTGAGGCAGAGGGGCTATTTGATAGTGTGGACGCCTTTTGCTGAGTTTTATCATTACGAGTCGGTCTCGAAGATGGCGGACATAGCGGAGCAGTATGCGCTGTGGTCGGAAGAAAATTCGAAGTTTATAAAGAAATGGCTGCCTGTTTTCCCGCTGGATCCTTATTACAACCCTAATTTGTCTTTTAAGCCGCCCTACTATAAACTCTCTTTCCCACCAAGGGTTAAACCTCTTATTCGTTGATTATAATAGTCATTAAGGTTCTACTTAGGATTGAATGCTTTATACCAATCCTTTCCCATTAATTCATTACTTGGAATAGGCTCACAATGTAAATAGGCTTACAATGTACTGCATTTGAAGATGATTTGGAAAAATCAACTGCCACTTAATAGCAGGATTGCAGGCAGGAATAACCCTTAGCTTTCCAGATCAAAAAATTAGACAAAAGATTTTTTTTCGTTTTTTATTTTTAACTTAGAGCGGATAGCATTTATTCTTAAGCATTATAAACAGTCAATTTTGTTCTTATTATTGACTCATTATTTATAATTTCTTCCAAATGATTCGGAATCGATGAACCAAAACCGAAGCTGTTTCTTTTCGATCGAATCCCCAAAGCATCGATTTCTTGTCTTAGGAGAAAGAAAAATCTGCTTTAGCGGCTATTTTTTTGATTGCTATGGCAGAAAAGCTAATCAGATCCTTATTAAGTGGGATGATAAACAGGTTATTGTAAATAGGTTAGACAGAGAGGATGTCCAAAGACTTTATGCTCAAAAAGGGATTGCGGTAGAAAAGGCGGTGGGTTTTGAAAGCTGCATTGAATTAAGCCGTGGCTTAAAAGAAGTTGACGTGATTGCAGAACTCTCTTGTGGAGAGAAGATAAAGCTAAAGAAATTTTTTTTCTATATTTGGTCAAAGAAGTATTGCTTAGATCCGCTCTATGATAATCAGCAGCAATTAGTTGGATATTATAATATTGAGAAGCCTCTTGAAAAAGAAGTCGTTTCAACCCAGCACTATCTCGAAGTGAGTGGTTCTGTCGTAGACAAGGATGGGTATCCACCTCGATTAGTCCAGATTAAAACATCTACTAGAAAATATCCTTGCCAGCAGATTTGCCGAAAAGGGATTCAGAAAGATTACCCGTTTATCAAAGATAATCGTTGTGGGTTTGCAGGCTACGCTTTTTTAGAAGAACTACCAAAGCAATACAGCATAGAAGTAGAGTTTCTATCTGGACAAGTGGCTGAATTAGCAACGTTCTTTGCAAGTCTAAAAGTTCAGGAGGACAGAAGAGAAAAAGAACTCTATAAAAAATGGTTCAGCAGCTACGGTCAGTTTGTGGGCAGAGAAGAGGAGCTATTGAGGCGGCGGCTTAAGGGGTTTGCCTACAAGCCAATCTTTTCGGTTGTGATGGTGGTGGGGTTAGGGGATAGGCTAGAGGGAGTGTTAGCGACAGTACGGTCCGTAGTGGGGCAGTGGTATGAGCAGTGGGAACTGCTTTTGGTGTTGTATGGGGGTAGGAAACTGGCCGTAGAGGAGCTTAGGGGTGTAGGAGGAGAGGGTAAGCTAAAGGTAATAGAGGTGGACTCTTCAGAGAAGGTGAAGGCAAAGGAGGTGGGGGTAAGGGAGGCATGTGGGGAGTACTGCCTGCTATTGGACAGTGGGGAAGAGCTAGTGGCGCATGCGTTGTATGTGTTTGTGGAAGCGCTTCAGGGGGATAAGGGGTTGGATTTACTTTTTGGGGATGAGGACCAGCTGAGTGATGGGGGGCAGGGGTACAGTCCGGTATTCAAGCCTGGGTTTAATTATGATTTATTGAGATCGGTGAACTATTTAGGGCGGCCTGTGGTCTTTAGGAAGCAGAAGGCGATGGAGGTGGGAGGGTTTGACGAGGGGGTAGAGGGGGCAGAGGAGTGGGATCTTTATTTAAGGATGACGGCTGGCAGGGTGGATGGGCATGGGGTTTGTCATCTACCTTATGTGCTGTGTCATCGGGGAGGGGAGGCGGTGGCTGGAGGGGGGGTGGTGAAGGAGGAAGTGGAGCGGGAGGTGGTGTGGAGGGATTGTACGCGACGAGGGGTAGGAGTGGAAAGGATAGAGAGGCTTAAGGGAGGGTGGCGGATACGGTATGGGATAGGGGAGACGAAGCCACTGGTGAGCATCGTGATGCCCTCGAAGTGTCAGCTTACTTATCTTAGGCCGTGTGTAGAGAGTATAATGAGCAAGACGAGCTATGACCGCTACGAGTTATTGTTAGTGGTGAATGAGAAGCGGCTGAGGAATGCGGAGGTGAGGCAGTATTTGGAGGGGTTGAGTGGGGGGGAGGGGAAGGTGCGGCTGGTGGTGTATCCGGATGAACCATTTAACTATGCGAAGATTAACAATGCGGCGGTGAGGGAGGCGCGGGGGGAGGTATTGGCGTTGTTGAATGATGATTTAGAAGTGATTACAGGGGATTGGCTTGAGGAGATGGTAGGGCATGCGATGCGGGCTGAGGTGGGGGCGGTGGGGGCGATGCTTTACTATCCGGATGGGACGATACAGCATGCTGGGGTGATATTAGCGGAGCGGGGGATTCCGGATCATAGGCTTAGGAATGTGAGGAAGGAGGAGGCAGCGGAGGGGGGCTATCTTTGGTATGAGCAGAATTTGAGTGCGGTGACGGCGGCCTGTGTGGTGATGAGGAAGGCCTGTTTTATGGAGGTGGGGGGCTTTGATGAGAGTTATGCGATAGATTTAAACGATATAGACTTATGTTTACGATTGAGGCAGAGGGGCTATTTGATAGTGTGGACGCCTTTTGCTGAGTTTTATCATTACGAGTCGGTCTCGAAGATGGCGGACATAGCGGAGCAGTATGGATTGTGGTCGGAAGAAAACTCGAAGTTTATAAAGAAATGGCTGCCTGTTTTCCCGCTGGATCCTTATTACAACCCTAATTTGTCTTTTAAGCCGCCCTACTATAAACTCTCTTTCCCACCAAGGGTAACGCTTCTGCCTGAGGATTGGGAAACAGAGAAGTAGGAATTGGACAGATGATAGGAACGAGTATGATGATGGGTTCGGTAAGCAAAGCACATAATGTGCATTACGTGATAGAAAATCCCAAAAGCGCGGTGTTGTTTCTAAAGGATAGGCTATTGTATGTTTCAGGCTGGTTTTTGGGACCGGAAGGCAAAACGGCAAAAAAAATAATTGCCCAGAGCAAAAATAGCGTATTTGAAGCTGAAATAATTGAAAGACCGGATGTAGAGCAGCGGTATTCCTCGCGGGAAGTGTCAATACGAAGGGATTGCGGTTTTGAGATTTTCTGTGATCTGAGTCGAGGTGTCAAATATGTCGTCATTAAAGCTCAAGAAGATTCGGGGAAGTGGATTAAGCTTGGAAGTTTTATTGTTATTGTTCAAAAAACGGAAAGAAAAAAAACCATCGATTCCTATTATCAACATTGGCTAGAGCTTTTTGATTCGATTTCACCAAAAGACCAAGAAAAAATAAAAGCGAGGATTACAAAATTATCGATTCAACCACTCTTTTCGGTTTTAATGCCCGTTTATAATACGCCAGAAAAATATCTTATCGAATCGATTGAGTCGGTCAGAAATCAGATCTATCCGCACTGGGAGCTATGCATATCTGACGATGCTTCATCAGATCCAGCCATTCGGCGAATTTTGGAAGACTATCGGAGGAAAGATCCAAGAATCAAGGTAACGTTCCGAGAGACCAACGGTCATATGAGCGCAAATTCAAACAGTGCACTGGAACTAGCAGAAGGAGAATTCATTGTACTTCTAGACTCGGACGATCTTCTTGCACCACATGCCCTTTATATGGTTGTGGAAGAAATTAATCGATTCCCCGAAGTCTGTATCCTGTATAGTGATGAAGATAAAATTGATGAAAAGGGCAAGCGGTATAGTCCTTTTTTTAAACCTGATTGGAATCCAGATCTTTTCCGATCTCAAAATCTCATTAGTCATCTTGGCGTCTACCGAAGGGATGTGGTAAAGAAGGTTGGAGGGTTTCGAATTGGTTATGAAGGGGCGCAAGATTGGGATTTAGCGTTGCGGGTATGGGAGCAGGTCGGAGATAAAGCTATAAGACATATTCCTTATGTTTTGTATCATTGGCGTGCGGTATCGGGTTCAACAGCTTTGGACATCAACATAAAACCGTATGCTGCAAAATCGGCAAGGAATGCCATAGTGGATCATCTAGCACGAAAACAGATCAAGGCAATAGTTCTTCCGGCGGGGCCATATTTCGAGTATCATCGGATTCTTTACGATATTCCAAAACCGTATCCCAAAGTCAGTTTGATCATGCTTTCAGCCTTCAAACATTCCTTGGTAAAAGATTGCATTGAAAGTATTCTTTTTAAGACCGATTACAAAAATTTTGAGCTTTTAATTGTTGTAAATGGTCCTAATTGTACTCGTCCAGAGATCACAACCTATCTGGATCACCTGCAAAAGAGAGCGCAGCTTAGGGTATTGTATGACGACCAGAACGCTTTTAACTATTCGAAGCTGAACAATTGGGCTGCTGAACAGGTGGATTCGAATATCATTGGATTTATTAACGACGACTTAGAAGTTCTCCATCCCGATTGGCTAACTGAATTAGTGAGGCAGATCTGCCGGCCTGAGATAGCGGCTGTGGGGGCTAAACTCTTTTATCCTCACGGTACGATCCAGCATGCTGGGGTAGTGTTGCTCGTAGGAGGAGTGGCTACTCACAGATTTTCTGGCTTTAGCAGAGAATATAGCGGATATTTTTCCAATGCCTTGCTCCAACAAAATATTGGCTGTGTGACTGCTGCCTGTATGTTGATCAAAAAAGAAGTCTTTGAAGAAGTAGGGAAGTTTGATGAAAATTTATCAATCGATTTTGGAGATGTGGATTTATGCTGCAAACTGATCAGTAAAGGCTATTGGATTAGCTGGACACCTTATGCCGAATTAATTCATCATGAGTCAAAATCTAGAGGCCGTCAAGCTAGCGAGCATTCCAAAAAAGAATGGATATATTGGCGGGAAAAATGGGGGAAAGTGATTAACGAGGATCCTTTTTATAATCCCTGCCTTTCTCTAGAATGTCCGTATGCTTTAGCCTTTCCTCCTAGAAGGAAGAATCCTTGGAATCAATAGTAACAAGTTCCACAAGAATAAAAATAATAGACTAGTAGTCTTAATCCTGATTTTTTTCCATAACGCAGAGATATTGGCCACATCGAGACCGATCGTTGTAGATCAGTTGCATCTCTAACATTTGGGCATATTCTTTAAATACCTCTGGAGTTAGGTAAAGATCCAATAAGAGTGCATCTTTTCCCTGTTCAATGGAGTTGACTCGCTCGATAAACATCTTTCTATGGTTGTCATCTAAAATGCTTAGATAGCTGCATAGAATTCTACCATCTTTTTTAAGCACTCGTTTAGCTTCTTTTAAGAAAATGAAACCTTCTTCTTCCAATAGATGGGTCAGGACAGAAAAGAACACGACTAGATCAACTGAATTGTCTGCTAAAGGGAATTTATACTGGTTATTAAACAAAAATTCCCAGCCTGGTCGATTACATCTATCTCTTGCGTATTCTAAAAGTTCGGGAACAATATCCATTCCTATATAATGCACCTGCTCAGCCAGTTCGGATCGAGCTAATGCGTAAGCTAATCTTCCCGATCCACATCCTACGTCGAGGATCATTTTGCCTTTTCTCAATTTGCCCCACTGGATGGCCAGATCTAATAGGATATTCCCCATTTCTATATATTCAAATTCACTTCCTACGGCTAAAGCCATTGCTCTTTGCCTGTCAAAGCTTTTTAGTAAATTGGCTATGTATTTTGGATAATCTATTCTAGTGTTCCAAATAAAATTGGGAACAGGATTTCTTCCTTCGAAAATCCCCCATTCAAGATAATGGACTAGAGGATTGACTCCGCTATTTGCTACATCTGGATTATTTTGTAAATACCAGCTTGTATGAAATAAAGGGCTCGGGTTTTTCCCCTCTTTCCATCCTATTTCCATATAGTGCTCGAAGGGAGTTTTCCCAGAATGAGTGACTTCCGGATAGTTTTTTAAGTAATAGTCTTTGTCGAAATAGCCAAAGCGGATTATTTTTTCTTCAATTAGGTTCATTCTATAAGGTTTCCCCTCGAAGCTCTAAAAATTCTAAAAAGCCATTTTACTTTAGAATGTTGGTAGGTGGTTTATAAAGAATTTTTTTTCTTCAAGTCTATAAACATGGCCATTTAATAGGCTCCATTTTAGGACCATGCTTCTCCTAAGCTACATAGCAAAATAGAGTCAAAAATTAAGCAATTCATTGTTATCTCTGCGAGGCAACCTGTATGTATTTTGTACAAAGTCTCCTTTACGATGCGATTTTTTTTAACTCCTCCTTTAATTTTTCTTTGCCTGTGTTATTTTTCTTTTTCCAATTCGCTCCTCCAAGCTCAACAAGCTTCCTCTCTTTCCGAAGCTGTAGAAACCCTTCCTGAAGTGACAGTCATAGCTTCTCCAGAACAACCTTCCTCCCTTCCCAAAGCTTCTACTACCGCACCTGTCTATGGACCAGATCTTTCCCTTATCGACATTCCTAGAGATGTGTTAGTGGTTTCTAAAGAACAGCTAAAAACGGTAATGCTACAATCGGTCAATGATCTAATGGCCTTTAGCCCTTCAGTTAACCCCACTCAGGCTACAGGCAATGTGGTGAGCGAACCGGTGGTCAGAGGCCTGCCTGCGACAGCGTTTCGAAATGGAATGCTTGTTGGCTTTTCAAGCGGAGGCAATTGGGGCCCTCTTCTGAATGTGAACGCTGATGATTCGATGGATTTAGTCACTGGTCCAGTCAGCCTGGTGTATGGGCCGCAAGAGTTTGCTGGAGGCTATCTCAATGAAGTGACCAAGCAGCCCTTTTTTGATCGGTTGCATGCGGATGCTTATTATACCATTGGAATGTATGGGAGCAATTTTTGGAATTTGGATGTAGGAGGGCCAATCAAGAACGATAAACTGGCTTACCGGTTAGATTATTTCGGGCAGGAAGGCTATGGACCGTTTAACTATTATAACGGCTCTTACTTAAACCGCCAATGCGGGTATTTGGCATTAAGCTGGAAACCCATGGAATCCGTCCGTATCGATTGGAATGGGGAAATAGACTGGAATAGCTTTTTGCCTTATGCAGGAATCAACAGGCCAACTCAATCCCTTATAGATTCTGGTTTGTATCAGAGCGGATCCTGGATCGGTTATTATACTCCTCCGGTTGGCCCTTCGGCTCCATTCGGTCAATTTCATCCGGGCAGAGGCACCCCGCCTCCAGGCTTTGGTTATGCCATCGACTGGGGGCCATTGGTTCCAATCAGTAGCCGGACTAATCTTTTTGATACCCCTTTGGATTTTACCAAACAGCTTTATGCCGTAAGTCAGGCCATAACGAGGGTGCAGTTGACTGAAGATCTTTCTTTGGCAAACAACACCCTTTTTGAATTCTATCAGGCCAACTCTGCCCAACCGGTTCCGGATCCAACGTGGGTCGTTATGCCCTATGGATATAATGTAGAAGATCGGTTAGAACTGCTTTTTACCGAAGAACCATCGGGTAAGGTGTGTTGGCACAATGTGGACGTGGGATTGGCTTTTCGGTTTTTAACGGACTTGGAATATAGTGGAAGCTGGCATCCAACCAGTAATCAGGCCAACTTGCTCCAGCCATTAACCCAAGCGCAGGCTTCAGCGATCGTTCCCTATGCGCTGGCCATAAGCCCAGCTTATAACAATCCATTCCTTACCGATCTTCCCATACCAGGCTACCCGGGAGAATTTTTTAACGTAGATAATTTTGCTTCCACCCAGTGTAATTTTTATGAGATTTCTCCATTTTTACAGGACATCATTCACATAGGGGAAAAGTTTAATCTCTTTTTAGGTGGCAGGTTAGACGCTTATTTCGTTAATGCGCAACCACCATCTGGTACGCCTGCCGAACTTCTTTATCCCTTCACGTCCTATGAAGCTACGTCCATGAGTGCCTTGCTCCCTCAGCTTACCATCAGCCCTACCTATAG
Coding sequences within:
- a CDS encoding class I SAM-dependent methyltransferase, which gives rise to MKNRRDYCFAVEKPAFPFLFLKGRNIKIEGWFLGPNGQKAKKIWVQLKNHIYIANCTRREDVREKFLQSGKKVDSNCGFEVEIELSRGMKNLVLSADIGSGKRIDIARFVVFVSRKAKECESKKMDNNLEPIEDWYPYGATLESRWGYSKEPHSILSNILESGYETYQKFLLDCKTYLPDLLSIETTPRTQTDPFWMNGWFDSLDALALYGMVALKKPNVFLEIGSGHSTRFAYLAKKRCSQSTKIVSIDPAPRSEIDQLCDEVYPLPLQQMGLLMFEQLEAGDILFFDGSHRLLQASDVTVFFLEVLPIIKPGVIIHLHDIFLPFDYPPQWAKRFYSEAYVLAVLFAFAAEKFEILFPSAFVATKPELTTIFNELWQKYGSNGLKPHGGSFWFMKKI
- a CDS encoding glycosyltransferase family 2 protein, with protein sequence MTGRFAELLDTVILISLIWMSPIGKICFSLEEPKKRLFFSKERKICFRGYFFDSFGRKAKQVILQYKNERILAGSQHREDIQRWYAKSNIQIEKEVGFEGWIELSRGLKEIDILAELSGGRTLRLARYYSFVYGAATPHSKIEQQANPVCLPSAYFCLDAPQAEELIITEDIFLEVRGWVFDTEGNPPSSVIVKNPARVFPCKAIARSDVKAEHPILKDIWCGFLGRMPLDENLFEYIVEAEFPSGKKLEIGKFSARSFNREEREKWNQDRYKEWFVQYGQFVGREEELLRRRIKGFAYKPIFSVVMVVGLGDRLEGVLATVRSVVGQWYEQWELLLVLYGGRKLTVEELRGVGGEGKLRVIEVNSSEKGKAKEVGVREACGEYCLLLDSGEELVAHALYVFVEALQEDKRLDLLFGDEDQLSDGGEVHSPVFKPGFNYDLLRSVNYLGRPVVFRKQKAMEVGGFDEGLEGAEEWDLYLRMTTDRVDGHGVCHLPYVLCHRGGEAVARGGVVKEEVEREVVWRDCTRRGVGVERIERLKGGWRIRYGIGEAKPLVSIVMPSKCQLTYLRPCVESIMSKTSYDRYELLLVVNEKRLRNAEVRQYLEGLSGGEGKVRLVVYPDEPFNYAKINNAAVREARGRYWRC
- a CDS encoding glycosyltransferase family 2 protein, whose product is MNDDLEVITGDWLEEMVGHAMRAEVGAVGAMLYYPDGTIQHAGVILAERGIPDHRLRNVRKEEAAEGGYLWYEQNLSAVTAACVVMRKACFMEVGGFDESYAIDLNDIDLCLRLRQRGYLIVWTPFAEFYHYESVSKMADIAEQYALWSEENSKFIKKWLPVFPLDPYYNPNLSFKPPYYKLSFPPRVKPLIR
- a CDS encoding glycosyltransferase family 2 protein translates to MNQNRSCFFSIESPKHRFLVLGERKICFSGYFFDCYGRKANQILIKWDDKQVIVNRLDREDVQRLYAQKGIAVEKAVGFESCIELSRGLKEVDVIAELSCGEKIKLKKFFFYIWSKKYCLDPLYDNQQQLVGYYNIEKPLEKEVVSTQHYLEVSGSVVDKDGYPPRLVQIKTSTRKYPCQQICRKGIQKDYPFIKDNRCGFAGYAFLEELPKQYSIEVEFLSGQVAELATFFASLKVQEDRREKELYKKWFSSYGQFVGREEELLRRRLKGFAYKPIFSVVMVVGLGDRLEGVLATVRSVVGQWYEQWELLLVLYGGRKLAVEELRGVGGEGKLKVIEVDSSEKVKAKEVGVREACGEYCLLLDSGEELVAHALYVFVEALQGDKGLDLLFGDEDQLSDGGQGYSPVFKPGFNYDLLRSVNYLGRPVVFRKQKAMEVGGFDEGVEGAEEWDLYLRMTAGRVDGHGVCHLPYVLCHRGGEAVAGGGVVKEEVEREVVWRDCTRRGVGVERIERLKGGWRIRYGIGETKPLVSIVMPSKCQLTYLRPCVESIMSKTSYDRYELLLVVNEKRLRNAEVRQYLEGLSGGEGKVRLVVYPDEPFNYAKINNAAVREARGEVLALLNDDLEVITGDWLEEMVGHAMRAEVGAVGAMLYYPDGTIQHAGVILAERGIPDHRLRNVRKEEAAEGGYLWYEQNLSAVTAACVVMRKACFMEVGGFDESYAIDLNDIDLCLRLRQRGYLIVWTPFAEFYHYESVSKMADIAEQYGLWSEENSKFIKKWLPVFPLDPYYNPNLSFKPPYYKLSFPPRVTLLPEDWETEK
- a CDS encoding glycosyltransferase family 2 protein, yielding MIGTSMMMGSVSKAHNVHYVIENPKSAVLFLKDRLLYVSGWFLGPEGKTAKKIIAQSKNSVFEAEIIERPDVEQRYSSREVSIRRDCGFEIFCDLSRGVKYVVIKAQEDSGKWIKLGSFIVIVQKTERKKTIDSYYQHWLELFDSISPKDQEKIKARITKLSIQPLFSVLMPVYNTPEKYLIESIESVRNQIYPHWELCISDDASSDPAIRRILEDYRRKDPRIKVTFRETNGHMSANSNSALELAEGEFIVLLDSDDLLAPHALYMVVEEINRFPEVCILYSDEDKIDEKGKRYSPFFKPDWNPDLFRSQNLISHLGVYRRDVVKKVGGFRIGYEGAQDWDLALRVWEQVGDKAIRHIPYVLYHWRAVSGSTALDINIKPYAAKSARNAIVDHLARKQIKAIVLPAGPYFEYHRILYDIPKPYPKVSLIMLSAFKHSLVKDCIESILFKTDYKNFELLIVVNGPNCTRPEITTYLDHLQKRAQLRVLYDDQNAFNYSKLNNWAAEQVDSNIIGFINDDLEVLHPDWLTELVRQICRPEIAAVGAKLFYPHGTIQHAGVVLLVGGVATHRFSGFSREYSGYFSNALLQQNIGCVTAACMLIKKEVFEEVGKFDENLSIDFGDVDLCCKLISKGYWISWTPYAELIHHESKSRGRQASEHSKKEWIYWREKWGKVINEDPFYNPCLSLECPYALAFPPRRKNPWNQ
- a CDS encoding class I SAM-dependent methyltransferase is translated as MNLIEEKIIRFGYFDKDYYLKNYPEVTHSGKTPFEHYMEIGWKEGKNPSPLFHTSWYLQNNPDVANSGVNPLVHYLEWGIFEGRNPVPNFIWNTRIDYPKYIANLLKSFDRQRAMALAVGSEFEYIEMGNILLDLAIQWGKLRKGKMILDVGCGSGRLAYALARSELAEQVHYIGMDIVPELLEYARDRCNRPGWEFLFNNQYKFPLADNSVDLVVFFSVLTHLLEEEGFIFLKEAKRVLKKDGRILCSYLSILDDNHRKMFIERVNSIEQGKDALLLDLYLTPEVFKEYAQMLEMQLIYNDRSRCGQYLCVMEKNQD